Genomic DNA from Peribacillus sp. ACCC06369:
AGTAGGTGACAGATTATGATATGCTATTAAACAGTTTATTAATGGGTTTTTCATTTTTAAAACCTTCGCTCTTTATACAATATTGATGCCAATGTTTAATAACTCTGTGAACCAACTCAAAAAATCTCAGTTTCCAATCAATGGACAAAAACATGAAAACTTTTATTTAAATGAGTATAAAAAAGTTAAATAATAATGGATGTTTCTTAATAAGGTAGGAGGACATGAAATGAAGCCTAACATTCACGATGTGGCAAAAAGAGCAGGTGTTTCATCAACAACAGTTTCCCGTGTATTAAATAACCGCGGTTACATAAGTGAAAAGACAAAAGAAAAAGTTTATAAAGCGATGGAAGAGATTAATTATTTTCCAAACGATTTAGCCCGTTCTTTATTTAATAAACGAACTAATTTAATAGGACTAATTATCCCAAATTCAAGTAACCCATTTTTCGGTGAACTTACCTTTCATATTGAAAGTATCTGTGCTTCATTAGGCTATAAATTGTTACTTTGTAACAGCTTAAACCGTATAGATAAAGAAGAAAAATATTTAGAAATGCTCATACGTAATCAAGTAGATGGAGTAGTCGTAGTGACATATAACCGAGGTATACTAAATTATGAGAAGCAGCATCTTTCTGTCGTGGCAATTGACCACTACTTATCGAAAAACATCCCTGTTGTTGGCTCTGACAATTATAGCGGAGGGAAAAAAGCTACAGAATTATTAATAATGAAAGGTTGTCAGTATATTGTTCATATAAATGGACCAATTGAGCTGCAAACACCAGCAAACTTAAGAAGAAAAGCGTATGAGGATGTTATGAAGGAACAGAGTAGACTTCCAATTACATATGAAGTTTCACATGGTCAAAGTCATCAAGAAGTAATCTCTAAGCTTTTTGATGAACATCCAGAAGTAGATGGGATCTTTGCAAGTGATGATTTAATCGCGGCATCTGTTATAGCTGAATCTAAAAAGCGAGGAAAAGATATACCAACTCAATTAAAAGTTGTCGGTTATGATGGAACAGAAGCAGTTCAAGTTTTACTGCCAGAATTGACAACCATACAACAACCAATTGATTTAATTGCCAAGACAGCAATTGATATTTTATTAAAAGAAATTAAAGGTGAATTTAACGATTTTCCGTTGGAGACATATCTGCCTGTTAAACTTTTAGAAGGTGGAACGACTTAATTTATTGTCTTTGTATGATGTTTTTTAGTGTGGGAATTTTGTGATAACTCCAATTAATCTCTCTTTTATTTTTAACGAGACTGAAAAGTCCCTTTAAATGGAAAATTTTCACTAACCCCTGTGAAGCCCATAGAATGCATTAACTCCATGGGCTCTTCTTGTTTAAAAAACTTCTCATTCTTTGCTGATTGATCGACTGTTAACTCTCGGTGACCAGTTGGTGATTCTGCGGAACTCACAATTTTAAGCAGCATTTCATATTTTTATGTCACTTCTTTAATAGTGACAATTGATCCAATCTCTACTTCTTGTATATTTGTATTTTAAATTGTTGCGAAATCCTCCACTGAAATTTGATACTCAGGATCTTTTTTAATATCTCAAAAATTTCTGCTCTCTTGAACTTTTTTACTAACCTCTTTCCATCTTTTTTTGCTTTAAATAAAGTAATTCTTTCTTCCGCATTATAACCAGTTTCCGTATCCTTTTCGTCAAGTAGTAAATATTCCTCTTCTTTAAAAGTGATAGTATTTGAAAACTTTAACGCACGTTAAAAATAGGCGATTTAATAAAAAAACAAAACGTTCGCAAAAGTGTACTTTTACGAACGTGACTTTTCTTCCCATATAGGTAAAACAGTTGAATATTTAATTTCTCTGAGAGCTAGGCTAGTTTGAATTTTTGTAATGCCTAGTTTATTTAACTGTCTAATAAATATTTCTAATTCCTTCCGATCTTTGTTAGCCACTTTTAGAAGATAATCATACTCACCTGTTAAACAATGACACTCTAATACTTCTGACATAGAAGCTAATGCCTTTTCCAAAACTTCCAGTTTTTCAGCTTGATGTATATTCGTACTAATAAATATGAAACATAATAAATCAAAACCTAGCTTCTCCTGGTTTAAAATTGCTACTTGTGCATTAATAAACCCTTCATTTTCCAATCGTTTTATCCTTGAATGTATAGCTGGTGGAGATAATTTGACACGCTTTGCAAGCTCAGTATTGCTTAACTGTGCTTGCTTTTGTAGTAAATCTAAAATTTGAATATCAACATTATCTAGAACCTTGCTTACGATAGATTCCACTTATAGTCACCCCTTTTACAATTATTCCAAAAATAGTATCACTCCAATAGTAAAACAAAATTTAATTCTGTTCATCGGCAATATTTCTTAATATTATTTTAAGTTTCTTCTATTATACAAAATAATATATTAAGTAACGATCTAAAATGTTAAAATTATTAATAATTAATTATGAAAATTGAAATGTCATTGTGCACAATGGCTTCGATCTTTTTACTTAAACAGTGAAAGATGCAAAGGAGCAAAATGAAATGCAATATTATTATTTTTCGTTATTACTTTTAACAAGTTTGTTATGGGGTGGAAACTTTGTCGTTGGAAAGTCGCTTGTCGAACATGCTTCTCCGATGACGTTGACGACTTTAAGGTGGATCATTGCTATTAGTTGTCTTTTGCCAATTGTATGGTGGAAAGAAAGAAAGATATTTCCCCGTCGTAGTGCAATCCTTCCATTATTTTTGATGGGGATTACAGGTGTGGTTCTATTTAATCTATTACAATTTGTAGCATTAGAGAAAACTTCCGCCACTAATGTTGGGTTAATATCAACATTAAACATGATTTCAATTGCAATTTTTTCATTTTTCTTTTTAAAAGAAAGAATTAATATTCTACAAATGTTTTCTATGTTTTTTTCGCTTTTTGGTGTAATACTTGTACTTTCAAAAGGAAATATTGATCTATTCCTTTCATTACGTTTTAATACAGGTGATTTATATATGATGGCTGCTGTATGTGTTTGGGGGATTTATTCCGTTTGTAGCAAATGGGCAATGTTAACAACAACACCCATGATGTCAACATTATATTCTGGTATATTTGGACTTATAGTTATTCTCCCGTTTAATTTTTCTGATTTTACAGTGTCAAATATAAATACTTCTTTCATACAATCTATTTTATATACAGGTGTTATCTCAACTGTAGCATGTATGGTACTTTGGAACATTGGTGTACAAAAGTTAGGTACAACTACATCAGGTATTTTCTTGAATTTTAATCCTATTTTCACTGCAATTTTAGCTTTTCTCTTTTTAGGTGAAAAAATGACGTGGGTACAAGGAATTGGTAGTTGTATTGTGATTATAGGCTGTTATTTGTTCTCACATTTTAAAGCGAAGGTGATTTTCAAGAATTCTAGTCAATCGCAATTGCAAGCATGATTTTTAATCAAAGTCCTAAAACGTAATATTTATCGTGATTAATTTTGTTATATACAAACAAGCCTGATCCAAGGTGGATACAGGCTTGTTTGTTCATTAATAAAACTAGAAGGCGAAGCCTCCCCTTACCCCTACTTCAAGGTATTCAATGAAATCGAAACGAAAGCCTAAATGCCATATACCAACTCAGTCGGCAATGTATGAAGCGTGGTTAATGAATCGGTCAATCCCCGGGCGTGTAGGATCTACAATGCAGAGAATGCATTTAGTCCAATCATTCCATCCCGTTCAGCAATTGTTTTGACTTGATCGTCCGAAAGATTTCGCGGAAGTTACACAATGATCGGGCATTGGGGTGTGAGGCAAAGTATAAAAAAGGAACCGTCCCCTTGAAATAGGAATCACATTTGAACAAGCCGACCAATAAAGGTCGGCTTTTTTCTTACTATTTTTATCAAAAGGGGACAAAGCAGTAACGCATCCGAATCGAAATAAGAGGTACTTAAATTGGTTATTACATGTTATGCTCTAAATTTAAAAATGTCAGCAATATTACAATTTATGAGTACTTTATATTGGCTCCTAACTTGATGAATTGCATTTTAATTGTGCGGATTCTTTTCCCTTAATCCTTCAATGTCCGATTTACCTCCTTTACCTATCCCGGTAAATATCTGACTCCTTGATCCGCAATGTGATTTCTGCTTGTTTTACCTCAGATGTCACCTCAATCTTTTCTCCCCGTTATCAAGAGATAGGTATTTAAAAATGTTCTGTGTTTAAAAATGGGTGTTGTTATTTGGTTTTTTCTAATCCAAAAAAATTCTAGATTCATAAGATAAATTAATGTTTTATAAAAGGAGGGTACAAAGTTGGGTAGGGATAAAAAATGTAAGGATTGCGGTCATAGTAAATGCAAATGTCATCATAAAAAATGTAAGGATTGCGGACAAAGTCAATGCAAATGCTCTTCTAAACAAGAACAAAAGGTAGACCAAAACGTTGAAGTGAAAGTAAACGTAACTGATAATGATAAAAAAGGTAATCAGGGGCCTCAAGGCGCTCAAGGACCTCAAGGACCTCAAGGACCTCAAGGACCTCAAGGCGCTCAAGGACCTCAAGGCGCTCAAGGACCTCAAGGTACTCAAGGACCTCAAGGACCTCAAGGCGCTCAAGGACCTCAAGGCGCTCAAGGACCTCAAGGCGCTCAAGGACCTCAAGGACCTCAAGGTACTCAAGGTACTCAAGGACCTCAAGGCGCTCAAGGACCTCAAGGCGCTCAAGGACCTCAAGGCGCTCAAGGACCTCAAGGCGCTCAAGGACCTCAAGGCGCTCAAGGACCTCAAGGGACTCAAGGGGCTCAAGGGGCTCAAGGTCCACAAGGTGGTGGAGCAAGTACTATCTATTTAGCTTCAGATGACGCACTTCCCAACAATCAATTCTTTGGACTAGGTGTAGATGACCCGGATCCTACACGAACAAATGTAGTTATAGCACAGACATCAACCATTACAGGTTTCGTCTTCAGTATCCGTGATGAACCATTAACCGCAGCGCAATCAATAACAGGTACAATATTTAGAAGCACCGATTGTGGTGTTACTTTTGTCAGCACAGGCATTAGTGTAACGATAACAGGACCAAATCCAGGCAATTGTTGTGGATCTACAACCGCTAGTGTAGTTGTCAACCAATGTGATCTATTAACTGTACAGGTCACTAGGGTCGGCTCAGACGCAGCCTTAGAGGAGGGTGCAGCAGCCACCATCTTATTATCTACCCCTTAATGCCGGAAAAGAGAATCTCTAACGTATGCTATGGTAAAAAGTCGTGATTATTTATTTTTTTCAGTAACAAAGGGTTTTAAGTTGCGTTTGAATTAACGACACCGTAGCTACTAGGGTACCGTTTAATCGATTTTACACTGTTGATGGCATTCTATCGGTTAAACTACTCGACATCAATGGTCCAACTGTATTTGCTGGCACGGATTATCCAGTATAGCTAACGATAAGCCTAGATATCATGTCTGCAACTAGGTATTTGAAGTAAATAGAAAAAACCTTTGTTTGCAGGATAAACAAAGGTTTTTTCATGTTTATAATTTTTTTTACAGTTTTCCACATAATTGAAAGTACAGCTTTAAATCATAAAAACTTTGGGTTCAGGTACAAAAATTACAGCCAGTTAAAAATGTAAAAAAAACCTAATGAAAACTGGTCTATGAAGCAATTCCGAATAGTTAAATAATTAAATAGGAGACCAAGAACTTCAATGCGCTAGTTCAATCATTCCATTCGCTGCACTTTATTCCTTTAGAAAAAAGGTGCCTGATGTAGGGTGATTTGAACAAGACACCTGAAATGGCAGTTAGCCCTTAATGTAACGGTATATGTATGATGTTCCATGTTCTGGTTTTACTTTTTGAAACTTCATCTTATATGGCACTTTTCTTTATTGGGGATGGCCTCTAAAGGGGCGCTATAAGGACTCTTTAAAAAACCTCCCTATTTAGCACCTTTCATAAGGCCCATCCTAGGGCCTGTACAACTGTACTACGTAACGTCATACGGTATCAGCAAGGCTACTATCATAGGGGGGAATTGGAGGATTGGAATAGTATATTATATGCTCAATACTCCAATCAGTACCGAATAGTAATACATATCAGCACCAGCCCGCGATACCCACTCCTCATATTCAACCCTTGCTGGAGTACGTACCCTTTTCAGCCCAGAAAGGCATAAGACGACTTACGGGAAATCTTGTTTCTAAGAAGGGAGAGGCTGGGTGCTAGATTTAGAAAGCAGTACCAATCTATCGAAAGACAAAAAGGGTCCGCATTTGAATGCGGGCCCTAGTTATTTTACGAAGATCCTCTGAATGAGAGCCTTTCTTCTTTAAAGCAAATTATTGATTCTTCTCATAAAGTCTTCCATAACGGTTGATAATTTCCCCTTGGCTTCGTTCATTGAGTTTCCTTGAATACCGAAATAAAATTTAATTTTAGGTTCAGTTCCGGAAGGTCGTAAACATACCCATGTGCCATCTTCAAGAAAGTATTTTAATACGTTCGATTTTGGGAGCTTTATGGCCTCTTCCCTATTTGCCCCAAACGTGTATTTTTTCCCACTGAGATAATCCTCTTGAACCACTACTTTATGACCAGAAATTTGATCTGGTGGATTTTCACGGAATTCATTGAGAATCGCTTGAATTTGTCTGGAACCTTCAATTCCTTTTAAAGTCAACGATCGCAAACCTTCCAAGTAATATCCATATTTATCAAAAACACCCAGCAAACCTTCGTACATCGTTTTCCCTTGCTTTTTGTAATAGGCGCAGACTTCCACTGCCAGAATGGTCGCCTGTATGGCATCCTTATCACGAGCAAAATCTTTGATTAGATATCCATAGCTTTCTTCATAACCAAACAGGAAAGAATGTTCTCCACTTTTGTGGTATTCATTGATTTTTTCAGCAATGAATTTAAATCCAGTTAAAACATCTACCGTTTTTAAACCATTTTGCTCAGAAATCGCCCGTCCTATTTCTGAAGTCACGATGGTCTTTAATACGACTCCATTTTCTGGAAGGGTCCTTTTCTTTTGTTTTTGGGAAATTAAATATTCCAAAAAAAGAGCGCCTGTTTGGTTGCCTGTTAATACGACATAATCTCCAGCATTATTTTTCACGCTAATTCCGAGCCTATCCGCATCCGGATCGGTGGCAATCAATAAATCAGCGTCGACACGGTTTCCAAGAGTGATGGCTAATTCAAAAGCAGCATGTTCTTCTGGATTAGGCGATTTAACAGTAGGAAAGTCAGCATCGGGCATTTCCTGTTCTTTAACAATATGGACATTTCGATATCCTAGATCATGCAAAGCACGTTTTACGGATTTATTGGCTGTACCATGAAGCGGTGTAAACACGAGCTTTACATCGATTTCATCTGCTAACTTTGGATCTTCCGGGATAGTGAGCAAACGCTCATTATAAGCAATATCCAGCTCTTCCCCAATGATTTGAATGAGCCCTCTGTCCTTTAGGATTTCTTCTTCTTCCACTACAATGGAAAGCTCATTTTCAATCGCGTTCACGTAATTAATGACCTGATCCGCCGCTTCAGGAGGTAGCTGTGCACCGTCTGATCCGTACACTTTATATCCATTATATTCAGGCGGATTATGGCTTGCTGTAATGACGATACCGGCAAATGCATTCAGTTTACGTACGGAAAAAGAGAGTTGTGGGGTAGGCCGTAATTCATCAAATACATAAGCTTTAATTCCCTTTGTTGCCAAAGTCTTGGCTGCCTCCAATGCAAATTCTGGAGACTTATGTCTTGAATCGTAAGCAATTACGACTCCTCTGGTTTTTGCCTCATTTCCAAACGATTGAATATACTCAGCAAGTCCTACAGTCGCTTTTCGTACTGTATATATGTTCATCCTATTCGTACCTGGACCAATTTCCCCTCGCATACCCCCTGTCCCGAATTCCAAATTTTTATAAAAGGCGTCTTCAAGTGCTATTTCATCATCCTTCATTTCTTCAAGCATTAAACGCATTTCATTATCTAAATTTCTGTAACTTGTCCAAATAGAATATAAAGACTTCCAATCCATTAAAAAACATCTCCTTCCAGCCTGTATGTTTTGCTTTGTTTGTCACGTCTTCGATCTTTAACCTTAGTAGACATTGTAGGCGATCAATTGAGTATGGTTTCCTAAAGGACATTTTAGCTTCCTTGTGTAGTTCTCCATCATGCAACTGAGTTGTAGAATCGCCAAACATCCTCCCTTCTAAAGTAGGCTGATTCATTCATATTCCCAACCAGTACTTTGGAAAGAGCGTCATTTGTTCTTCATTAATTCTTTGGAAGAAGAGCGAAAATACGGCTGGTTTCGAAAAATTCATTTGCCAAATCTTAAATAATTACAAATTTCTTTTTTAATATCGGGATCCATATCTTTTGGCAGCTGATTGATTGGAAAAAAGTGTACAGCACTTCCTTCTTTACCATCAGGTTTCAAGGTTCCTTCGATAATTTCATTTGTTGTATAAAAAGCGTTAACAGAATAGAATTGATCTCCATTTGGTAAGTGAATAAAATAGTTTACACCTGATAAAACTTTTAGAAATTGTAATCGGCCAATCGTTAAACCAGTTTCTTCTTTTACTTCACGCAATGCTGTTTCCTCTAATGATTCACCTAACTCCATTAGTCCTCCTGGTAATCCCCAAACCTTTGTATCTGTTCGAAATTGCAATAAAATCTCCCCAAGTGGATTAAACACTAATACTTTTGCACCTGTTAAAATGACTGGCCTTTTTCCCACAAGCTTGCGTAAATCTTCAATATAGCCCATGTCACTCCTCTTTCTATTTAAATGATAACTATTGGGTATCCAGCTTGTTTTTTCGTTATGATAAATATTGTTTTTAAATTTTCCTTACTTGATTTATTTTTTCTTTTTCTTTGTTTTTGTTTTAGTTTCCGTTTTAGTTTCCGTTTTTTTAGTTTTAGTTTTAGTTTCCGTTTTTTTAGTTTTTGTTTTTGTTTTAGTTTCCGTTTTCTCTGTATTAACGAGAGAATATAATCTTTGTTGCTCAATAATTTGTTTATTGACATCAAATTTTTCTTCAATGACTTTCCGTGCTCTTTCCGTATAGTCGTTCCAAATCTCTGGATGTTCTAAAAAGAATTGTATGCCTTTTGCTAACTCAATATCATTTTTTTCTGGAGCTAGGTACCCTGTTCTCTGGTGTTCAATCAATTCAGGGATTCCCGCGTGTTGAGTGGAAACGACAGGTAAACCGCTAGCCATTGCTTCTTTTAAGGCGTTAGGAATGCCTTCAATATCACCACTTTTAGCTGTTTGACTTGCTAGACAAAAGATATGAGCTTTTTTTAATTCGTTCGAAACTTGTTTTGAATCCATAGCTCCTCTAAGAATCACAACATCATTAAGGTTATATTCTGCAATGGTGGATTTAATTTTTTTCTCATCTTCACCTGCTCCAATAATATGCAGTCTAGCATTTGGATATTGTGAGTAAATCCGTTTAAATGCTTTTATGAGAGTAAAAAATCCCTTTTTGTCTACAAGTCTACCTACAGATAAAACTCTTATTTCGCCTTCTATAGGAAGAGTTCGGTTAGAATAGGGGAAAAGATCTAATTCGATACCACCATATAACACATGCATATTTTTAGCCGGAATTCCTAAACTTCTTAATCCTTCTGCAAGATATTGGCATACAGGGTAATAGTGTGCACCATGTTTATTTAATGCTGAATATCGCTTAGCATTTCTTTCGAAAATTTCTGGTCTGTCAGAACCATCACGTCCTCTAATGCTAACAATCAAAGGGATATTATATTTTTCACATATAGGCAATATCTCTTGTCCGTGTGATCCGTGATGAGCATGAATGGCTATGATATCTTGTTCTTCGAAGAATTTTTTTAGATCTTTAATTTTGTTTAAATTATAGTAGTTTTCAAAGGGGAATTCTGTACGGTTGGTATTGTCGAATGGGCCGATTACGATTGAGCGATATTGACTAATTTTTACGATTTGATTATATATAAAACGTTGATGTGTTTTGATGTTTTCACTCACAAAAAAAGCAATGGTTTTCATCCCACCTCACTCCTTTTCATAAGATATTCATATTTGCTTTTCTCGCCTGCTAATTGAACTAATAGTTCTTGATATCTGCCTAATTTTTTATTTTTTTCTTGTTCTGCAAGTTGTTTCACTTGCTTGTGAAATTCATGTAGGAACATAGAATCAGCTTTATAAATGACTTTGTATGGTAGGTCTTCAGAACAAACTTTAAAGGAGTTCTCAAACAGAGGATTTAATTTGGATAGAGGATCTTTTGTAGAATTACGTGTAAGGGACATCGTGAGAAAAACTGACAATTGATGCTCCTTAAGAACTACCACTGAAGTTTTCGTTTTTTTATGGTTCAAATTACTTTCTCCTTTTATTAACTTACATATTTTAATATTCATTTTGCTTGCATGTAATTCACCCGTATACCCATCTCTTTTTATTTGATTTGGGGTTTTTGCTCATTATATTGATTTGCTGTCATGTACTCTTCAAATCCACTAATATCGAATCTGTCTTCAGCAATCTTTTTCACATATGCATTTTCTAATAACAGCATTTCATAAATGGGATCGATGTTATTTTAATTTTCCCATCACCAACTCGGGGATGTATCATTTCGACAGCTAAATGACGGTGGTTTGCTTGATGGTTTCCTCGAATTCTTTATTACTTCTTTTTTCCTTATTTATTGTACTTTTTGTACCAATTTACAAAATGAGTTAAACCTTCTTCTATTGTTGTTGAAGGATAGAATCCCACTTCAGCATGCAAATCGGAAATATCTGCATAGGTCTCCTTAACATCTCCAGGTTGCATTGGTAAAAATTCAATTATTGCCTTTTTGCCAATTAGTTTCTCTAATGTGTTAATGAAATCCATTAATTTAACTGGATTATTGTTACCGATATTATAAATTTTGTATGGAGCATAGCTTGAACTTGGATCAGGATTGGCTCTATCCCATTCACTGTTATATATCGGTGGATTATCGAGTAAGCGGATTATTCCTTCAACAATATCATCAATATAAGTAAAGTCTCTTCTCATTTCGCCATTATTAAAAACCTTTATTGTATTCTCTTCAATAATATTTTTAGTAAAAGAGTAATAGGCCATATCAGGTCTCCCCCATGGACCATACACCGTAAAGAAACGGAGTCCTGTGGTTGGAATATTATATAAATGACTATAAGTATGAGCCATTAATTCATTAGCCTTTTTAGTGGCAGCATATAAACTTACTGGATGATCCACTGGGTCTTTGGTTGAGAAGGGGATATTGGTATTTGCTCCATATACAGAACTAGAGGATGCATAAATTAAGTGCTTTACATTATTTTGTCGACAGACCTCTAAGATATTTACAAACCCAACTAGGTTTGAATTAACATAAGAATCCGGGTTGTCTATGCTATAACGTACTCCAGCCTGAGCAGCTAAGTTGATGACTATATCAATCGTTCTGTCTTTAAATAATCGATTTAATTTTTCTTTATTTGACAAATCCATTTTGTGAAATTCGAAATTAGTGTTTTCTTCTAATAACCTGAGACGATTGATCTTTAAAAAAACATCATAATAATCATTAATATTATCTACACCAATAACATTGATATCTTGAGCTAACAAACGTTTTGTTAGATGGAAACCAATGAAACCTGCGGCTCCTGTTACTAAAATGTTCATATAATTAATTCCAATCCTTCCTTTACAATAATATCTTTATATTTTTTCTGGAACACGGAGTAAAGTTTCATGTTCATACATTGATACATTCGATACTTTACTGAGACAGAGTAAAGTTCAAGTAAATCATAGCCCTCTGTCACTACATGGGCAGTGCAATACAATGAGGGCCGTATACTTTTCCCGACTGAATGAGGAAATGAAAAACAAGGTTTTCCATTTTGGAAATGATGAACATTGCGGAACAAGTTTTTCACCTTGTTTTTCACCTGGGTTATAATTTTCTCTTTGAAAAAGTTTAAGTGTTGCCCTTCATTCAATTTTGACACCATGGAGATTCTTTTTTAAAATCGATTCCTACAATTAAATAGGCATTTTACTATGACTCTACAAGAGTATTATCATTTTCATCTAATGGAATTGGGGTTTTTGTCCATTCAGCATGCGTATCAGGATCTATCTCCCTCACTTGTTCTAGAAAAGAATCTAAAAAATTTCTTTCTCTCAGGTCTTTAAATAACTCGAGAGGTCTTTTTTGTTCACGTGAGAACGAGTAGACATGATCGACTAATTTAAAACCATTCCTGGTTATAATAATATGCCTTAATGGGGCATCAATTTGTTTGAAACCTGATTTTTCCATTGTTTTCAATATATAGAGTAATCGTCTTGTAATCTCCTCAGAAAGTACAGGCTGTTTTTTTAGAAACGTATTTAAATCTGGTCCTAATAGATATTCCATTAAAATATAATTGGGTCCAGTTTCAAAGACTTTCGGGATAAAAGGCAAGTCTTGACTTGATAAAAGAACCTTTTTTTCTTCATTTGCATGTTCCGTTTTCCCGTAAAGTTTTACGCATTTGTCTTCAGACACTCGATAAACAGCACCTTGATGCCCTTTTCCAATTAGTGTTTGTGTAATAGCGCTATCCACTTTTACTCCATTACCTGAGCCTCCAGAGAGGACGGTAATGTTTCTAAAGTCCAAACTATTTTGATTGAAATAATTGTCCCACTCATTGAAGGTGTCCGGTTCGAGCTTTTTCACTTGGGCTAAGAACGAGTCCTTTAATAGGATTATTTTTAAGTCTCGTAATAATTTTAATGGTACGGGGTGCATTCTTTTGAAGGAATTAACATGATCAATCACCTTAAGTTCCTCATTACCAACGACAAATATATGGCGGAGAGGGGCATCGATCATGGTGAATTTTGCTTGTTTCAATTCCTTTAATATATAGAGAAGTTTCTTTACTATAGAATCAGGGATATACGTACAATTTCTCAGGTATTCTTTTAAAGTTGGAGCATTAAAATATTCCATGACTATATAGTTTGATCCTGTATCATACACCACAGGCATAAAGGGTAAATGTTGTCCCGCTTTAAGTGCTTCTTCCTCCATTTTCGCTTGTACCGGGTCTGAATAGATTTTCACACATTTATCTTCTGATAGTTTAAATACTGCACCTTGAGCACCCATTCCAATCAGCGCATAGGAAGTGGGATTGTCAATTTCCAAAGATTTTTCACCTTTGGTTACAGTAATGGTTTTAAAATCCTCCATGATCTCCTCCTAACTGCTTATCTATAGACTTCTGTTGAAGCTGTTGAATTTTATTAAGCGCTTTTTTGATTTTTTCGGCTTTTTGAACCTTTTTTTCCTTATTACGAGATGTTATTGTTTCATCCACTACTTTAGCCTTCTGATGAATTTTATCTTTTTCAGCTTTTTTATTGGATGCTACAAGTTCATCTTTGACTTTATCTTTTGTCTGCTGTTGAAGCTGTTGCATATAAACTAGGGCTTTTTTGGCTTTTTTAGCCTTTTCGGCATTTTTACTAGGTTTTATTGATTCGCCATCATATATAACTTGCAGTTTAGTCTTCTTTTGTGTTTTTTTATCATTTTTATCTTTTTTATTCTTTTTATCTTTTTTGCGAGATGTTGCTGAATTTTGTTTACCTTTTTTATAAGAGGCTACAAGTTCATCATAAAATTCAGCTTGTTGTTGAAGCTGTTGGACAAGGTCAAAGTTTTGTTCGATTTTTTTACGAGCTGCTTCTGTAAATGTTTCCCACAACTCTATATTAGTTAGCATGAATTCAAGCGCCTCTGCCAATTCATCTACATTGTTTTCTTGTACTAAAACTCCCTCTTTGTGATTTGTTA
This window encodes:
- a CDS encoding phospho-sugar mutase, which gives rise to MDWKSLYSIWTSYRNLDNEMRLMLEEMKDDEIALEDAFYKNLEFGTGGMRGEIGPGTNRMNIYTVRKATVGLAEYIQSFGNEAKTRGVVIAYDSRHKSPEFALEAAKTLATKGIKAYVFDELRPTPQLSFSVRKLNAFAGIVITASHNPPEYNGYKVYGSDGAQLPPEAADQVINYVNAIENELSIVVEEEEILKDRGLIQIIGEELDIAYNERLLTIPEDPKLADEIDVKLVFTPLHGTANKSVKRALHDLGYRNVHIVKEQEMPDADFPTVKSPNPEEHAAFELAITLGNRVDADLLIATDPDADRLGISVKNNAGDYVVLTGNQTGALFLEYLISQKQKKRTLPENGVVLKTIVTSEIGRAISEQNGLKTVDVLTGFKFIAEKINEYHKSGEHSFLFGYEESYGYLIKDFARDKDAIQATILAVEVCAYYKKQGKTMYEGLLGVFDKYGYYLEGLRSLTLKGIEGSRQIQAILNEFRENPPDQISGHKVVVQEDYLSGKKYTFGANREEAIKLPKSNVLKYFLEDGTWVCLRPSGTEPKIKFYFGIQGNSMNEAKGKLSTVMEDFMRRINNLL
- a CDS encoding DMT family transporter, which translates into the protein MQYYYFSLLLLTSLLWGGNFVVGKSLVEHASPMTLTTLRWIIAISCLLPIVWWKERKIFPRRSAILPLFLMGITGVVLFNLLQFVALEKTSATNVGLISTLNMISIAIFSFFFLKERINILQMFSMFFSLFGVILVLSKGNIDLFLSLRFNTGDLYMMAAVCVWGIYSVCSKWAMLTTTPMMSTLYSGIFGLIVILPFNFSDFTVSNINTSFIQSILYTGVISTVACMVLWNIGVQKLGTTTSGIFLNFNPIFTAILAFLFLGEKMTWVQGIGSCIVIIGCYLFSHFKAKVIFKNSSQSQLQA
- a CDS encoding Lrp/AsnC family transcriptional regulator; translation: MESIVSKVLDNVDIQILDLLQKQAQLSNTELAKRVKLSPPAIHSRIKRLENEGFINAQVAILNQEKLGFDLLCFIFISTNIHQAEKLEVLEKALASMSEVLECHCLTGEYDYLLKVANKDRKELEIFIRQLNKLGITKIQTSLALREIKYSTVLPIWEEKSRS
- a CDS encoding LacI family DNA-binding transcriptional regulator, with protein sequence MKPNIHDVAKRAGVSSTTVSRVLNNRGYISEKTKEKVYKAMEEINYFPNDLARSLFNKRTNLIGLIIPNSSNPFFGELTFHIESICASLGYKLLLCNSLNRIDKEEKYLEMLIRNQVDGVVVVTYNRGILNYEKQHLSVVAIDHYLSKNIPVVGSDNYSGGKKATELLIMKGCQYIVHINGPIELQTPANLRRKAYEDVMKEQSRLPITYEVSHGQSHQEVISKLFDEHPEVDGIFASDDLIAASVIAESKKRGKDIPTQLKVVGYDGTEAVQVLLPELTTIQQPIDLIAKTAIDILLKEIKGEFNDFPLETYLPVKLLEGGTT
- a CDS encoding NUDIX hydrolase produces the protein MGYIEDLRKLVGKRPVILTGAKVLVFNPLGEILLQFRTDTKVWGLPGGLMELGESLEETALREVKEETGLTIGRLQFLKVLSGVNYFIHLPNGDQFYSVNAFYTTNEIIEGTLKPDGKEGSAVHFFPINQLPKDMDPDIKKEICNYLRFGK
- a CDS encoding glycosyltransferase; translated protein: MKTIAFFVSENIKTHQRFIYNQIVKISQYRSIVIGPFDNTNRTEFPFENYYNLNKIKDLKKFFEEQDIIAIHAHHGSHGQEILPICEKYNIPLIVSIRGRDGSDRPEIFERNAKRYSALNKHGAHYYPVCQYLAEGLRSLGIPAKNMHVLYGGIELDLFPYSNRTLPIEGEIRVLSVGRLVDKKGFFTLIKAFKRIYSQYPNARLHIIGAGEDEKKIKSTIAEYNLNDVVILRGAMDSKQVSNELKKAHIFCLASQTAKSGDIEGIPNALKEAMASGLPVVSTQHAGIPELIEHQRTGYLAPEKNDIELAKGIQFFLEHPEIWNDYTERARKVIEEKFDVNKQIIEQQRLYSLVNTEKTETKTKTKTKKTETKTKTKKTETKTETKTKTKKKKK